Proteins encoded within one genomic window of Nitrososphaerales archaeon:
- a CDS encoding Lrp/AsnC family transcriptional regulator has translation MNKFDELDMKVLSELIRDASISVPRLSKKLNINASVLYSRIKRLVKKSLIKKFTVIINDEMLGINVKALIGLNRDPKLKESIHVELLKIPEVRAISEVTGRFDMLVTVSTHTLEELHTLVIEKIGRIEGIQNTETFVEMQRTEKEPQYMLQPLLAR, from the coding sequence ATGAACAAATTTGACGAGTTGGATATGAAGGTATTATCAGAACTGATTAGGGATGCTAGCATATCTGTACCAAGATTGAGCAAGAAGCTGAACATCAATGCGTCCGTGCTGTACAGCAGAATCAAGAGACTAGTCAAGAAATCTCTCATAAAGAAATTCACGGTAATTATCAATGATGAAATGTTGGGTATTAATGTGAAGGCATTGATAGGTCTGAACAGAGATCCAAAACTCAAGGAGAGTATACATGTAGAATTGTTAAAGATCCCTGAGGTACGAGCCATCTCAGAAGTAACTGGGCGATTTGATATGCTTGTTACCGTTAGTACCCATACCTTAGAAGAGCTCCACACTCTTGTAATTGAAAAGATAGGGAGGATAGAAGGTATTCAGAATACCGAAACCTTCGTAGAGATGCAGAGGACAGAAAAAGAACCGCAATACATGTTGCAGCCCTTACTCGCTAGATAG